A stretch of the Archangium violaceum genome encodes the following:
- a CDS encoding PspA/IM30 family protein produces MLFDWLRRKKTPKKPQRSTDPLAAFDQLIEDLERQAAEVRKSAATLLALKGDLTRSQERYVKRLEDISQRRAVADEQGDTKIAQALERDRAQTESLLNTTRESLNRAEQDGKLLLEAAAELGDRVAELRTERESASARLAVGGLVSTALREQVERFEKVLAVDAARDEIERAHALADIYREERGA; encoded by the coding sequence ATGCTCTTCGACTGGTTGCGCAGGAAGAAGACACCCAAGAAGCCCCAGCGGTCCACGGATCCGCTCGCGGCCTTCGATCAGCTCATCGAGGACCTGGAGCGGCAGGCGGCCGAGGTCCGCAAGTCCGCGGCCACGCTGTTGGCGCTCAAGGGAGACCTGACCCGCTCGCAGGAGCGGTACGTCAAGCGGCTGGAGGACATCTCCCAGCGGCGGGCCGTCGCGGACGAGCAGGGGGATACGAAGATCGCCCAGGCGCTCGAGCGGGATCGCGCCCAGACCGAGTCCCTGTTGAACACCACGCGCGAGTCGCTCAACCGGGCCGAGCAGGACGGCAAGCTGCTGCTGGAGGCCGCCGCGGAGCTCGGCGACCGTGTTGCCGAGCTGCGCACCGAGCGGGAGAGTGCCTCGGCCCGGCTCGCCGTGGGGGGGCTCGTCTCGACCGCCCTCCGCGAGCAGGTGGAGCGCTTCGAGAAGGTGCTGGCCGTGGATGCCGCGCGCGATGAGATCGAACGGGCTCATGCGCTCGCGGACATCTACCGGGAAGAGCGCGGAGCTTGA
- a CDS encoding vWA domain-containing protein: MLGSRLSRLRLRLDALQGSPSQSEGLRGWWLGLTAPAEVDLSLPTVTALDKALERVGVHTLADARLLLELGVKKGRVGELATGLKTRAGEALEEYERTLDAVEKMLRVGRTPPGARTALERGFVRLARVLRVADLFMSPTPPPREEEGAFEIFTRPGPLWNDRGAPSKARMAVAEFLAERARTNVEDLVQKRRDLDVAHEILLRIGMEHDRDRGVALRSEVAQARERVREQPATRSLDALVKEVRRTASRDPHMAWRSLRGLYERALEANDPRLAAAARAALEPMMPSREPMRAMLESAERDDLTRWFGEAPPAFEGPNALRQAPKASSADDLLADLAFSLRPEQLSAFELAAGCARYFDVEDSLSEEVVEVNTRKVRPVPRRVPYPTQNMTFERTGGLHDVHNFVISDPRLLVYELAAHSQTVRAYLEEEPPVQPKKKKRTAVRVYVCDASGSMHGSRARFRDAIIIAELNNLRVKARQGHPFDPLYFSFFNDAPTELARVDTAREATRQIEKLFRDSPAEGQTDITLALMSAFDSIRAARGKDPYLARATVVLITDGEDRVDLELIRRTRAPVDALDISLSFISLGEENPDLKSLVMEQRARGGRAFYHHLSDQEIQWAKTEFDSPWRTLLPHDVPVTPEVIEALTPHLDALEAMATGRTDASRAPLASEASFDALFPDPERVGAQKLAGEAPGPEVIARVADILDAIVEAAALASADRRATEGLTLLQHLLGVYQLTPARYLSALAVGGSQVHERLSRVRLLCRPFE, from the coding sequence GTGCTCGGCTCGCGGCTCTCACGCCTGCGGCTCCGGTTGGACGCGCTCCAGGGGAGTCCGTCCCAGTCCGAGGGTCTGCGGGGTTGGTGGCTCGGGCTCACCGCCCCGGCCGAGGTGGACCTGTCCCTGCCCACCGTGACGGCGCTCGACAAGGCCCTGGAGCGGGTGGGGGTGCACACGCTCGCGGATGCCCGACTGCTGCTCGAGCTCGGTGTGAAGAAGGGCAGGGTGGGCGAGCTGGCCACGGGGCTGAAGACCCGGGCCGGCGAGGCGCTGGAGGAGTACGAGCGGACGCTGGATGCGGTGGAGAAGATGCTCCGGGTAGGCCGGACGCCTCCGGGGGCGCGCACGGCGCTGGAGCGGGGTTTCGTGCGGCTCGCGCGGGTGCTGCGGGTGGCGGACCTCTTCATGTCCCCCACACCCCCGCCTCGGGAGGAGGAGGGCGCGTTCGAGATCTTCACGAGGCCCGGTCCGCTCTGGAACGATCGCGGAGCCCCGAGCAAGGCCCGCATGGCCGTGGCCGAGTTCCTCGCCGAGCGTGCGCGCACCAACGTGGAGGACCTGGTCCAGAAGCGAAGGGACCTGGACGTCGCCCATGAGATCCTCCTGCGCATCGGCATGGAGCACGACCGGGATCGCGGCGTGGCCCTGCGCAGCGAGGTGGCCCAGGCGCGTGAGCGTGTCCGGGAGCAGCCGGCGACGCGCTCGCTGGATGCACTGGTGAAGGAGGTGCGACGCACCGCGAGCAGGGATCCGCACATGGCCTGGCGCTCGCTCCGGGGGCTCTATGAGCGAGCCCTCGAGGCCAATGATCCCCGGCTGGCGGCGGCGGCCCGAGCGGCGCTCGAGCCGATGATGCCTTCCCGCGAGCCGATGCGGGCCATGCTGGAGTCCGCCGAGCGCGATGATCTGACCCGCTGGTTCGGCGAGGCGCCCCCCGCCTTCGAGGGCCCGAACGCGCTCCGGCAGGCGCCCAAGGCCTCCAGCGCGGATGACCTGCTCGCGGATCTGGCCTTCTCGCTGCGGCCCGAGCAGCTCTCCGCGTTCGAGCTGGCGGCCGGCTGCGCCCGCTACTTCGACGTGGAGGACTCGCTCTCCGAGGAAGTCGTCGAGGTGAACACCCGGAAGGTGCGTCCCGTGCCGCGTCGGGTGCCGTACCCCACGCAGAACATGACGTTCGAGCGCACGGGCGGTCTGCACGACGTGCACAACTTCGTCATCTCGGACCCGAGGCTGCTCGTCTACGAGCTGGCCGCCCACAGCCAGACGGTGCGCGCCTACCTGGAGGAGGAGCCGCCCGTCCAGCCCAAGAAGAAGAAGCGCACCGCCGTGCGCGTGTACGTCTGTGACGCCTCGGGCTCCATGCACGGCTCCCGGGCGCGCTTCCGCGACGCCATCATCATCGCCGAGCTCAACAACCTCCGCGTCAAGGCGCGCCAGGGCCACCCCTTCGATCCGCTCTACTTCTCCTTCTTCAACGACGCCCCCACGGAGCTGGCCCGCGTGGACACGGCCCGCGAGGCCACCCGGCAGATCGAGAAGCTCTTCCGCGACTCGCCCGCCGAGGGCCAGACGGACATCACCCTGGCGCTCATGTCCGCCTTCGACTCCATCCGCGCCGCGCGGGGAAAGGATCCGTACCTCGCCCGGGCCACCGTGGTGCTCATCACCGATGGCGAGGATCGCGTCGACCTGGAGCTCATCCGCCGTACCCGCGCTCCCGTGGACGCGCTGGACATCTCGCTCAGCTTCATCTCGCTCGGCGAGGAGAACCCGGACCTCAAGTCGCTCGTCATGGAGCAGCGTGCCCGGGGTGGCCGCGCCTTCTACCACCACCTCTCCGACCAGGAGATCCAGTGGGCGAAGACCGAGTTCGACAGCCCCTGGCGCACCCTCCTTCCACACGACGTGCCCGTCACCCCGGAGGTGATCGAGGCGCTCACCCCCCACCTCGACGCGCTCGAGGCCATGGCCACCGGACGGACGGACGCCTCTCGCGCGCCCCTGGCTTCCGAGGCCTCCTTCGATGCGCTCTTCCCGGACCCGGAGCGGGTGGGCGCCCAGAAGCTGGCGGGGGAGGCGCCCGGTCCCGAGGTGATCGCCCGCGTGGCCGACATCCTCGATGCCATCGTGGAGGCGGCCGCGCTCGCCTCCGCCGACCGCCGCGCCACCGAGGGCCTCACCCTCCTGCAGCACCTGCTCGGGGTGTATCAGCTCACCCCGGCGCGCTACCTCTCGGCGCTGGCCGTCGGAGGTTCACAGGTGCACGAGCGCCTTTCTCGCGTGCGCCTCCTGTGCCGTCCGTTCGAGTAG
- a CDS encoding AAA family ATPase codes for MHPPTHVHPQAAQAFRHFFQELREAYLERETLLTQIELALLCREHVLVVGPPGTAKSAIASAVLGRILDEKTGQPSLFAKQIAESTVQTDLIGPVDFKVLTETGRTEYITEDGMLGATHAFLDEVFDGRDMLLRSILNVLHERELKHGRRVTSGRIECAIMTSNRYLSEVLARSPELLLAFADRLSFISFVPKSFARRPSRAAMLHRFAHGIRPDLRATLTLQQLDVLQEAVERVTVSSHLLEAIEMLADELERALTAQVSKLPDYVPTKYFSQRSVVKALWALKAAVVRDQLYRRPERSLEATVEDLDALRWFFLLGGPPAEESEALLKVAVDPRERAQLEIVRIEQKAFDAALTKVRAELGTGVEREASSLGAAEDLKVVEALARNFQPGIVTTTAQRLRIKLVPGPRHPDNRVVLLGAARGLLATVEQRMARGPVEGTEPRAGVAVFSALVETVDLCRQVPELRQRLPALCESVARFVLQALELMALNAESLAFDEAVVLETLVGMVDNLSEELAKVGELLVLLAEGSSGAVARLRASESEARRRAVVALRQRATSVFPASRGRRDPLDALAADSRRLTQLETALCKLDPAQRGLKQELLQPLGFAYARDVLSTTPFERIDQFSRTVQSVAENLRREGLSPEPVFTECREILETRLREYVRNIGREVASPPPAPHAAVNGEAYTFYRGDFSAQVRDGEFAALLGLDGQLAFARPASATSFLSDTIRDAVARVELSFVQTRLKYLRSWLTQLFNALPAPESIQNRASAEQVFDRLVKSRFPLLALKEGELVRIKGLLGVLIAIPGELGDSARKLESVLRGIDDDFTRFSKQLLELRASL; via the coding sequence CGCGAGGCCTACCTCGAGCGTGAGACGCTCCTCACCCAGATCGAGCTGGCGCTGCTGTGCCGGGAGCACGTGCTCGTGGTGGGGCCGCCGGGGACGGCCAAGAGCGCCATCGCCTCCGCGGTGCTGGGACGCATCCTGGACGAGAAGACGGGACAGCCCTCGCTCTTCGCCAAGCAGATCGCCGAATCCACCGTGCAGACGGACCTCATCGGCCCGGTGGACTTCAAGGTGCTCACCGAGACGGGGCGCACCGAGTACATCACCGAGGACGGCATGCTGGGCGCCACCCACGCCTTCCTCGACGAGGTCTTCGACGGGCGCGACATGCTGCTGCGCTCCATCCTCAACGTCCTGCACGAGCGCGAGCTCAAGCACGGGCGCCGGGTGACGAGCGGGCGCATCGAGTGCGCCATCATGACGAGCAACCGCTACCTCTCCGAGGTGCTGGCGCGCTCGCCGGAGCTGCTCCTGGCCTTCGCGGACCGGCTCAGCTTCATCTCCTTCGTGCCCAAGTCCTTCGCCCGGCGCCCCAGCCGCGCGGCCATGCTGCACCGCTTCGCCCATGGCATCCGGCCGGATCTGCGCGCCACCCTCACCCTGCAGCAACTGGACGTACTCCAGGAGGCCGTGGAGCGGGTGACCGTCTCCAGCCACCTGCTCGAGGCCATCGAGATGCTCGCCGACGAGCTGGAGCGCGCGCTCACGGCCCAGGTGTCCAAGCTGCCCGACTACGTGCCCACCAAGTACTTCTCCCAACGCTCGGTGGTGAAGGCGCTGTGGGCCCTCAAGGCCGCGGTGGTGAGGGATCAGCTCTACCGCCGCCCGGAGCGGTCGCTCGAGGCCACCGTGGAGGACCTGGATGCCCTGCGCTGGTTCTTCCTGCTCGGCGGACCTCCGGCGGAGGAGTCCGAGGCGCTCCTCAAGGTGGCGGTGGATCCCCGCGAGCGCGCGCAGTTGGAGATCGTCCGCATCGAGCAGAAGGCCTTCGATGCCGCGCTGACCAAGGTGCGCGCGGAGCTGGGCACGGGCGTGGAGCGCGAGGCGTCGTCGCTCGGCGCGGCCGAGGATCTCAAGGTCGTGGAGGCCCTGGCGCGCAACTTCCAGCCCGGCATCGTCACCACCACGGCGCAGCGCCTGCGCATCAAGCTCGTCCCGGGGCCGCGTCATCCGGACAACCGGGTGGTCCTGCTGGGAGCCGCGCGCGGGCTGCTCGCGACGGTGGAGCAGCGCATGGCGCGCGGGCCCGTCGAGGGCACCGAGCCCCGGGCGGGCGTGGCCGTGTTCTCCGCGCTCGTGGAGACGGTGGATCTGTGCCGCCAGGTGCCGGAGTTGCGCCAGCGGCTGCCGGCCCTGTGTGAGTCGGTGGCCCGCTTCGTCCTGCAGGCGCTCGAGCTGATGGCGCTCAACGCCGAGAGTCTCGCCTTCGACGAGGCGGTGGTGCTGGAGACGCTCGTCGGTATGGTGGACAACCTCTCCGAGGAGCTGGCCAAGGTGGGCGAGCTCCTGGTGCTGCTCGCCGAGGGCAGCTCGGGCGCGGTGGCGCGCCTGCGGGCCTCGGAGTCCGAGGCGCGGCGGCGTGCCGTGGTCGCGCTCCGTCAGCGTGCGACGAGCGTCTTCCCCGCGTCGCGTGGCCGGAGGGATCCGCTCGATGCGCTCGCGGCGGACTCGCGCCGGCTCACCCAGCTCGAGACGGCCCTGTGCAAGCTGGATCCTGCGCAGCGCGGCCTCAAGCAGGAGCTGTTGCAGCCGCTCGGGTTCGCCTACGCGCGGGACGTGCTGTCCACCACGCCCTTCGAGCGCATCGACCAGTTCTCCCGCACGGTGCAGTCGGTGGCGGAGAACCTGCGGCGCGAGGGCCTGTCCCCGGAGCCCGTGTTCACCGAGTGCCGGGAGATCCTCGAGACGCGCCTGCGCGAGTACGTGCGGAACATTGGCCGCGAGGTGGCGAGCCCTCCGCCGGCCCCTCATGCCGCCGTCAATGGCGAGGCCTACACCTTCTACCGGGGGGACTTCTCCGCTCAGGTCCGGGACGGTGAGTTCGCCGCGCTGCTCGGGCTGGACGGACAGCTCGCCTTCGCGCGGCCGGCCTCCGCTACGTCCTTCCTCTCCGACACCATCCGCGACGCGGTGGCCCGGGTGGAGCTGTCCTTCGTCCAGACGCGTCTCAAGTACCTGCGCAGCTGGCTCACCCAGCTCTTCAACGCGCTGCCGGCCCCCGAGTCCATCCAGAACCGGGCCTCCGCGGAGCAGGTCTTCGATCGCCTGGTGAAGAGCCGATTCCCGCTGCTCGCGCTCAAGGAGGGTGAGCTGGTGCGCATCAAGGGCCTGCTCGGCGTGCTGATCGCCATCCCCGGCGAGCTGGGCGACAGCGCGCGCAAGCTGGAGAGCGTGCTGCGCGGCATCGACGACGACTTCACCCGCTTCAGCAAGCAGCTGCTGGAGCTGCGGGCCTCGTTGTGA